GACCATATGACCATGATTTCAAAAGTTACCTTATAGAGATTTTTTCACATTCGAATATGCAATGTCAAAAATACCCTCACGATTAATACCTTTCTCATGACATAACATGCCACACTCCATTTCCAAATGCCTCAATGATTCAGCAGATAATGGAGTACCTTCAATAGCTATATTGCTTTTAATCATATTCTCCATATCAGATATAACACTTAATTCATCTTGTGAATGAATTCCATGCAATGCACCGGCTGTTGCTAATGTTAATCCTAAACCGCTTAATGCTTCTTTATAGATATCAATAGCTTCAATAGCATCTGTTATTGTAGCTTCTTGTCTGTATTCACATTTTGCTCTAGCTATTGTTAATCTCTCCAAAGCTTTCAAATCCCTTGGTGTGATTGGTTTTCCGTCACTAGTTTCCAAAGCAGTTTTTCTTGTATTAACATAAAATTCCCTAAGCAATATTTTTGCATCTTTACTTAAAACGGGAAAGCAATTTGCCTTCATCCATGTGATATATTTCTTAAACAAATCAATATCCAGAATTTCAGATTCATCAAGAATGAAATCCTTATTAAGCAATGCATCAGCAAGTTTGGAATCCTTTTCTTTATCAACTTCATCTGTTAAGACAAATATCAAATCAAAACGGGATAGGTTTGATTCAGGTATGTCCAGTTGATCTCGATATAATTTGTAAGGGTCAAACTTACTGTACTTGGGATTTGCACCTGCAAGTATTGATGTTCTAGCTGACATGACTTGAACGAGTCCTGCTTTTGCTGAGCTAACACTTGACTGTTCCATAGGTTCGTTCAAACTCTTCTGTGCTGACGGTGAAAGCTTATCATATTCATCAATACACAATACGCCGGTATCTGCAAGTACTGTTGCTCCCGCTTCCATTGTCCATGTTCCTGTCAATTCATCTTTAACGGTCGATACTGTCAATCCTGCCTGTGATGTATTTGTTCTGGATATGGTAATGTTTTTAGGTGCTCTCTGTTTCATTGATTGTATTAATTGGGATTTACCTATTCCTGGATCTCCAATCAATAGCACATGAATTGTCCACCTGTCCATCATGCTGGATTTGAAGCTATCATTTAATGGTCTGTTGCCTTCAAATAATTGAAGAATCAAACCTTTCTTTATCATATCATAACCGTAAACTTCAGGAGCTAAACTATGCCATAACAATTCAAAAATATCATCCTGCTTAGATAGATTAATTATTTCTTTTACATCTTCTTCAGATATTCGTGAATCTTCAAAAACATCATCAACGGGAGTGATGTTGTGAATATGGATAATAAATTCATGTCCATCACTTCTGCCTTTGACTTTACGGGGTTCGATTTTGAAAATACCAGTTACATTAACAACATCACCTACTTTTAGGTTATGAAATGGGGAGGCAAGATAATCCAGTACAATAGCTTTGAATTCTCTTGTGCTGCCACCACCCCTTAACTCTAAAGGTTCCTCCAGTTTCAGTAATCTGTAATTCCTGTAAATGCTACTGTCTTTATCAAAAAACATGGATTTGCTGGTTCCTGCACATTGATTGTTTTTACAGAATTTTGGAATCACTTCTGCCTGATTGGGGTCGTTAATGTTAACCAGGTTTATTGTTCCGCATTCTCGGCATATGTAACATGCTTGTTTCAAATCAACTCTCACATCAGTTATGTTTTTTATCATGGCTCTGGTGCTTATCCATTTGTTATTGCTTGTGGCATCTAAATCATGGAGATTATCTCTTTCAGGCACATTCATGAATTTCAAGGCAACATTGCCAGTATTGAAAATTTCTTCCATCTGATCTATAAATTCATAAATCTGATGTTTCCAGAAATCTTTTCCAGACTGCTCAATTAGGAATTGATTTAGGCTTTCATAATCAATACTGACTTTACACTGTTTATTTTGAGATTTGAGCTTTTCAATCTCTTCGAAATGATTATCTTTAATGTATTTTTTCAACAGTGCTTTACCGCTTGCCATTGTGAGTTAACTCCATTAAATATAGCTATTTCACTTGGACATCACGTACAATGAAACTGTAATAGACATAGCTTCCGGTTTTTTCCTTAACCTGAATAGTCATCTCACCTAATCTATTTACAAACTCACGGTATTCAGCAAGGTTAACATTTCTGATGATATTGGATTTACCAACAGAACCTGCATTTTCCAATTCGAGAATGCTGGTAATGAAATCAAATAATACACTACCTTTACGAATGTTTTTGTGGATGTCACCATCGTTTTTGAGGTTAACATTGATTTCAATATACAATTGGTCATCATCCTGGAAGATGTATAATTTGAATCTGTTAACGGTTTTTTCTTCGCCGTCATCATCGAATGTGTATGAAGTTACAGAAGACATTTCTGGCCTGCCGGTTAGGAGTTTACCATCTTCAAAGTCTTTTAATTCTGCTTTTTCATATCCGTCTGGAATTTCTACAATTTCTTCATAATCTAATTGTGTATCTGTGAATATTGTCTGTTTATCGTTAAAACTCATTTTATCATCTCATTTAGAAATATTAAAGAGGATTTAGTTTGCATCCTCTTTTAAAAATTTTGATTGGCTTTGGATTGTTTTTTCAGCTGTCATTTCTTCAGCACTAACTTCTCCAGCACCTATCAGTTCAGCTATTGCACGGTTGGTTGCACGTGTCTTTGCAGTAGACATTATAGTGTGATCGCTCACTTTGTCTTTTCCTTTTTCACTGCGGGAACACAATGCATCTGATTCAACACTACGGCCATTAGGTAATGTTGCTCTAATGCAATAGTAAGCTTCACGTACTCTTCCCATTTTGGTCCTTTCAATGTCACGATCAACAATGTGAGTGTCAACATTGAATGCACGTGATAGCTTTTGCCATGCTGATTTTTTCTTAAAGTGTCTTTTCACTTTAACGTAGTTTCCGTTCTCATCTTTTTCTTTTACAATAATTTCCTGATAATCTGTTTCATTTAATAATCCTTTACAGAGTTTTTGATAAGCGTCCCATTGTTCAATAGCTACATCAACATTTGGAACATTATCGGTAGCTATTAATTCAGTTTCTTTAGAAACTTCTGGACTTTCTATAATTTCGGCTTTAACCATTTTATCACCTTTTATAATCCTACAGTACTTGTTATAATTCCAATCCAACCTATCACTAAAGCAAATAATATGCTGCCAATTAATATTAATCGTGGATTGAGGTTCATCGGTTCAGGTTTAGGATATAATCTAACTGGCTTAGACATTTTTGTTAGCTCCGTTATTTTTCCTAAATCCAACAATATATGCTTCGCCTCTTCTGAATTTTACAAATCCAATATCACCTTCAGCCGCATAGTGCATTAATGACAATAGCTTTGCATGAATTTGGGTAACATATGCTTTTTCTCTACCCTTAACCAATACAGTTCCATTGTCATCAATATGGAGGATTGTTTGTTCTACATCACATTTGGCAACTTTAATCTCTCCATTGTGAGTTAAAATGCCATGGTAATTATTTTGGAATTGATTAACGGTGGTTGTCATTTGATCATCTCCGTTAATGCAATGTTTTGAAAATGGGGAATAGCTATTCATACTATTCACCTGATTCAATTTTATCAAATAAATCCCACATTCTGTCCCATATGTTTTTTGGAACTATTACGTGAGGTTCTCCGTCAATGTCTTTCATTTCTATCATAATTAAGACTCCTGTTAATGTTTTAATGTTGTTCATCCGTCTGGCGTTAATCAAGTTTCATTATCTTGATCCTGTATGACTTGAAAAATTCCCTTTCACTTTGAATGTTTTCGTTTTCCTGAATTTCAGCAATACATTCTTCAAGTGCCCTGAAATTATTGAAAATTATTATTTCATTGGGCTTGGGTTTAATTACTTCACACATTATGTTTTGTCTCCTGTTTTTTCCCTTGTGGGTGTATATTCAACAATCTAAAACTCAATGTGGGTCAGAAGTCTTTGAAATAAAAATAGTAGGTTGTTAAAAATAGTTTTCAATTATTTACCGGATATTTAGAGTAAAATAAGTCTTTTAATTTAAAATGTATAAATATTTATATATTCCTTAAAATAAACTAAATATTGGGTTAAGTTTTGAAAAGTATTAATTTTTAACATCGTTTGGCGACGTGTCTAATTATTTTTATTTTTCTTACTGACCCATTAGGATTATATTAAAAAATAATATAACTCGTTGTCCACGAAAAATTATTTTTGTATAATCCTTTATCATGATCTTTTTTTCTCATTGCTTTTTTTGATATTTTACCTCCAGATATTGATTTTCAGGCCGTACTAAAAAAAAGTTGTACGAGTGTGAAAAATTGTTCTCACTTCGTAAAATTGCTTTCAGTTAGTAATGGCTAATCATAGTTTGTCAAAATGAATATATAAACATTACTATTCTTATTTTAATGAATAATATTCAGTAGAAAGAGTTATTTTATATTAAATTGTACACCCTAAAAAAATAATCATCGGTGTTTTGAAAATTGGTGTTTAGAAAAAAATAAGAAAAAATGTTGAAATGTATAATTTACATTTTCAACTTAATAATTTTTATTTGATATTCATTAAGACTTCCTTTTTAAGCTGTCTGATTTCTTCATCAATACCGTCCATTCGTTTTTTATACTCTGCATTTTCCTTTTCCATCTTAATAAACTCTGGAGATTTAACGGTAATCTTTTCAATCTCTTTGCTCATGGTAAGTGCAGGCAAATGCTTGATATATTCTTCTTTCAGGTCATCAGGATTGGCCATAAAGTAAGCGGTATCAGTTTGGTTTTTAGCCTTTCCCTGCAATTCATTTACCTTTTCCATTGGCATGCCGTCATTGTACAATGCGCTTGCATGAAACTTTCTAAGCATGTGGCTGCGGAAACGGTTGTAGTTGCCAACTTTACCTAAGTTTAATCTTTCATTTACAAGTGAAAAGCCATGTGTAAAATAATTGGGATCTACCTTAAAAAGTCGACGGCGATCAAGTAAAGAGTCTATTCTCCACAGCAGGTAATTGTTTATTGCAAGAGTTGCTTCAGGACTGCAGAATGTGGTATAATGTTTTCCTGTTTTTTGTCTTTTGATGTGAAATGTTGGAACTACACCTTCACAGTTACCCAAATCCGCAATTATATCAAAGATATTGGTTTCGTTTGTGTATTCACTTAATGCCTCAATATAATCTCCGATTGTCAGGTTTAGTGTTTCCATTCTGGCACAACCGCTGGATGCCATAAATAATATGATAGGTTTAATTGTTGGTGTAGCCACATCCACGGCCTTTCTGATGATTTCCTTATCTGGCAGGTCCTCAAATTGTATGGGTGCAGATGTGTTTGCAGCTTTTTTATTTATTTGAGGTAATTCGAAAAGTTCAATTTCATAATACCTGTAGATTACAAGTATAGGTGTGAACATTGCTTTTACAGTATTCAATGAAAAATTGTCAAGAAGGTATTGCCTGAAGGTTAACAGTCTTCTTTTTAATTTTCTGCGTTTCCATTTTATACCGGCATCCTCTTCTGCTTCTGCTTCGTCTAGGAGTTCTTTCAAACTCATTCCACAAAATTCAGTATACTTTTTCACAGCGTGTTTGTAGATTCGCTCTGTTCCCTCGCTGTGGTTTTTCATAATATGTATTTCTTCAATTAACTCGTTGTCCATAATATCACTTTCTATTTTTTTAATATTATAGGATTATAGTGAGAGCATTTGACAAGTAATATTTGTTCGTAAACTACAAAACAAATTTAACTAAAAAGTAGTAGATAATTCATTTACTTTTTAATTTTTTTTGTTCGTATTATATCGAACAAATTTCACTAAAAGTAGTAGATAATTTGAAGTGTGTTACGCCAACTCCAACATGAAGCTGGTCAAAAGGAACCAAAAGTTGCATAATCCAGATTCGCCCTTGCTGATTGGGGAAGTTAAAGATGGTGATGTTGTAAAAGAGGTTAATGAACCCAGCTATATTGATTCACAAACTAGGTTGCTTTGATTTTTAGTTTTGCAATATTGGGGTATGTTTATATTAAGAGAAAATTACATTTTCAATAGAGACAATCTCTGCTTTACCTGCATTCAATACTATTGAACTGGCCCACATTATGGAAGGCGAGGAAGTTTAATGTACAAGATTGTGTTTAAAGAAAAAAGAAGAAGAGAAAACTATCTGACAATACTTTTAGCAAAGTTTACGGCTTCGTTTATATCTTCTTCGTTTGGATGACCTCTATGAACGAATTTAAATTGTCCTCTGCAATGGAATTCTCTATCATCCATGTTTAATCCACATTTTTCAGCTTCTTTTTTTATTTGCTTATAGGTTGATTCGATAAGAGCTGCGGATGAGACATTAACAATACTTCCAACATTCACATCAATATTTTTGAGGAATTCCTTGACTTTTGAATCTGCTCCAGCATTATATACACTATTTCCCAAGAACAATATGTCAACATCTTCGTTTAAAGGTTCATCTATTGTTTTTGGAGCAACACCGATAGCTTCACCTATTGCTTCTGCAAGTTTTTCAGTATTTCCAGTTTTTGAATAATATCTTATTGCAATTTTCATTTTAAAACCTTCCTTGAATTGTATTACTACTCACAAACCCAACTAATTAACTCATTAATTTGGCTTTGTTGGTCGTCTTTACTTTCAAATCCTTTAGGATCATTGTTTTCACTACACATAACATTTTTGTGAGCACCAAATCTTAATACTCCAAATTCAAATGCGACATGTTCAGCTACAGGTGTGTAATCTGCTTCTCCTCCACCATAGCTGAATACTATACCTATTTTTTTTGATTCGTCTGGTGCTTTCATCTCTTTTGCAGGATTGAATTTGGAATAGAATCTGTCAATTAAAGCATCGACCATTCCAGGAAGCCTTCCAAAGAAAATAGGGGTGATAATAAATGCACCGTCACATTCTTCCAGATCATTGATTAAATCATATGCATCATCTTGAACTATGCATTCGTCTTTTGCCTTACAAGCATTATCAGCTTGACAAAATCCGATTTCTTTATCTTTTATATTGAATATTTCAACGTCTCCATCAATTTTTTCTTTGATGAAATTTGCAATTGCATATGAGTTTCCTTTTCTTGTACTTCCATTTATAACGATATATTTTGCCATAATTAATACTCTCCTTTGTTGAAATAACTTTAAAGTTATTATATATTATGATATATGAGGTCGTATTAATATAGTTAATCGTTATATAAATGTAGCAGGTGCATAATGGTAACCTTTAACAACACTATAGAAACATTTTTAAATTCACTCCTACAAAGACTATTACATGAGTGAAAGTGATGAAATAATCAAAAGACTGGACAGAATAGAAAATGAATTGATTACAATAAAAGAAAATAATTACAATCAAAACCTTCAAACTGCCATTGAAAGCATTAGGGACACCTACTCTAATTCAATCAAGAAAAATTTTGCAGACAATCTGGGGGAGAAGTGTAGTGAATTTTATCTCCCAAATTGCAAAAATGAAGAGTGCAAACAATTTATAGTCCAAGAGTTCAAAGAACTTTTTTTAAATACTCAAGAAACAGACCTCAACAAACTTAATGAACAGCTGGATGAAAAATTTTATTCTGTATGTGGCGTAGAATGTAGTCCATGCTACAATAACTTTAAGGAATACTTCTTTGAAGAGTTGAAGATGATCAATTCCATTAATGTGTCATATGAACTTAATGAAAATGAACCGATTGAAAAGTTGGATGTGGATATGTTAATTTCCGATGTATTTGAACCGTTATCGAGCAAGCAAAGGGTTATCATAATAGAATCGTTATATGTAGAAAACAAATCATATACTCAACTTTCACATTTAACTAAATTAAGGGGAGGAAACCTACTGTTCCACCTTGAAAAACTACAGGATGCAGGTTTAATCTCACAAAAACAAGACCGTGGCGAATACCTGCTCACAAAAAAAGGTTATACAACTTTGTCCTTAATAAATCAATTTCAAAAATTAATGTAATTACAATAATTGGCCACATTTATACGGGTTATAATGTGTCATTGAGAAAGAATTTGCCAAGCAATATTGTTTTCACTGTTCACGAACAAATTTCACTATACGTATCGGAGAATTTGGTTATTATTATGCCCACGCCAATATGGAACTGGTCAAAAGGAACCAGAAGTGACACAATCCTAATTCTCCGTTGATACTTGCTGAGATTAAAGAGAGGGAGTTGTAAAAGAGGTAAATGACCCAGCTATATTGACAGCCAACAAACATTGATTTGATTTCGCCAATAAAATTATTGTTTTGAAATTATAATATTGTTATCATTCTTAAATATTGTTTTATTTTATTTTAATCGTTTATTATTAAAATAAATAATTTTAAATAGTTTATAATTAATAATATCTATAAAAATATGATTAAATTTTTTATTTATTTTTTTTGATATATTTCTTAAAATAAATTAGTAATTGCTTAAATAAAATTAGTATAATTACTT
This is a stretch of genomic DNA from Methanobrevibacter sp.. It encodes these proteins:
- a CDS encoding minichromosome maintenance protein MCM, whose amino-acid sequence is MASGKALLKKYIKDNHFEEIEKLKSQNKQCKVSIDYESLNQFLIEQSGKDFWKHQIYEFIDQMEEIFNTGNVALKFMNVPERDNLHDLDATSNNKWISTRAMIKNITDVRVDLKQACYICRECGTINLVNINDPNQAEVIPKFCKNNQCAGTSKSMFFDKDSSIYRNYRLLKLEEPLELRGGGSTREFKAIVLDYLASPFHNLKVGDVVNVTGIFKIEPRKVKGRSDGHEFIIHIHNITPVDDVFEDSRISEEDVKEIINLSKQDDIFELLWHSLAPEVYGYDMIKKGLILQLFEGNRPLNDSFKSSMMDRWTIHVLLIGDPGIGKSQLIQSMKQRAPKNITISRTNTSQAGLTVSTVKDELTGTWTMEAGATVLADTGVLCIDEYDKLSPSAQKSLNEPMEQSSVSSAKAGLVQVMSARTSILAGANPKYSKFDPYKLYRDQLDIPESNLSRFDLIFVLTDEVDKEKDSKLADALLNKDFILDESEILDIDLFKKYITWMKANCFPVLSKDAKILLREFYVNTRKTALETSDGKPITPRDLKALERLTIARAKCEYRQEATITDAIEAIDIYKEALSGLGLTLATAGALHGIHSQDELSVISDMENMIKSNIAIEGTPLSAESLRHLEMECGMLCHEKGINREGIFDIAYSNVKKSL
- a CDS encoding site-specific integrase, which translates into the protein MDNELIEEIHIMKNHSEGTERIYKHAVKKYTEFCGMSLKELLDEAEAEEDAGIKWKRRKLKRRLLTFRQYLLDNFSLNTVKAMFTPILVIYRYYEIELFELPQINKKAANTSAPIQFEDLPDKEIIRKAVDVATPTIKPIILFMASSGCARMETLNLTIGDYIEALSEYTNETNIFDIIADLGNCEGVVPTFHIKRQKTGKHYTTFCSPEATLAINNYLLWRIDSLLDRRRLFKVDPNYFTHGFSLVNERLNLGKVGNYNRFRSHMLRKFHASALYNDGMPMEKVNELQGKAKNQTDTAYFMANPDDLKEEYIKHLPALTMSKEIEKITVKSPEFIKMEKENAEYKKRMDGIDEEIRQLKKEVLMNIK
- a CDS encoding flavodoxin family protein, with translation MKIAIRYYSKTGNTEKLAEAIGEAIGVAPKTIDEPLNEDVDILFLGNSVYNAGADSKVKEFLKNIDVNVGSIVNVSSAALIESTYKQIKKEAEKCGLNMDDREFHCRGQFKFVHRGHPNEEDINEAVNFAKSIVR
- a CDS encoding winged helix-turn-helix domain-containing protein — its product is MSESDEIIKRLDRIENELITIKENNYNQNLQTAIESIRDTYSNSIKKNFADNLGEKCSEFYLPNCKNEECKQFIVQEFKELFLNTQETDLNKLNEQLDEKFYSVCGVECSPCYNNFKEYFFEELKMINSINVSYELNENEPIEKLDVDMLISDVFEPLSSKQRVIIIESLYVENKSYTQLSHLTKLRGGNLLFHLEKLQDAGLISQKQDRGEYLLTKKGYTTLSLINQFQKLM
- a CDS encoding flavodoxin family protein gives rise to the protein MAKYIVINGSTRKGNSYAIANFIKEKIDGDVEIFNIKDKEIGFCQADNACKAKDECIVQDDAYDLINDLEECDGAFIITPIFFGRLPGMVDALIDRFYSKFNPAKEMKAPDESKKIGIVFSYGGGEADYTPVAEHVAFEFGVLRFGAHKNVMCSENNDPKGFESKDDQQSQINELISWVCE